The proteins below come from a single Psychrobacter sp. FDAARGOS_221 genomic window:
- a CDS encoding S-(hydroxymethyl)glutathione dehydrogenase/class III alcohol dehydrogenase has translation MTDKFIKSKAAVAWGPNEPLKIEEVDVMLPRKGEVLVKVLASGVCHTDAYTLSGTDPEGVFPAILGHEGGGIVEQVGEGVTSVEVGDHVIPLYTAECGVCKMCRSGKTNLCSAVRETQGKGLMPDGTTRFYKDGEPIYHYMGCSTFSEYTVLPEISLAKVNKEAPLEEVCLLGCGVTTGMGAVMNTAKVEEGSTVAIFGLGGIGLAAIIGSVMAGASRIIGIDINESKFELAKKLGATDLINPKDYDHPIQDIIVELTDGGVDYSFECIGNVDVMRSALECCHKGWGESVIIGVAGAGEEISTRPFQLVTGRVWRGSAFGGVKGRTELPGYVERYLAGEIPLQDFITHTMPLEDINEAFELMHEGKSIRSVVHFDALKENS, from the coding sequence ATGACGGATAAATTTATTAAATCAAAAGCAGCTGTCGCATGGGGTCCAAACGAGCCATTAAAAATTGAAGAAGTTGATGTCATGCTACCGCGCAAAGGCGAAGTATTGGTTAAAGTACTTGCCAGCGGCGTTTGCCACACTGACGCTTACACCCTATCAGGCACAGACCCTGAAGGCGTATTCCCTGCTATTTTAGGTCACGAAGGTGGCGGTATCGTTGAGCAAGTGGGCGAAGGCGTGACCAGCGTAGAAGTCGGCGACCATGTAATTCCGCTATACACTGCAGAATGTGGCGTATGTAAAATGTGCCGCTCGGGCAAAACCAACCTTTGCTCAGCAGTACGCGAAACCCAAGGTAAAGGCTTAATGCCAGATGGCACCACTCGTTTCTACAAAGACGGTGAGCCAATTTATCATTACATGGGCTGCTCAACTTTCTCTGAGTACACCGTATTGCCAGAGATTTCACTGGCCAAAGTCAATAAAGAAGCACCTTTAGAAGAAGTATGTCTATTGGGCTGCGGCGTGACTACCGGTATGGGCGCTGTGATGAACACCGCTAAAGTTGAAGAAGGCTCAACGGTTGCTATCTTTGGTCTTGGTGGTATTGGTCTGGCGGCTATTATCGGTTCAGTGATGGCGGGTGCTAGCCGTATCATTGGTATCGATATCAACGAAAGCAAATTTGAGCTGGCCAAAAAGCTTGGTGCAACTGACCTAATCAACCCAAAAGACTATGACCATCCGATTCAGGATATCATCGTTGAGCTAACTGACGGCGGTGTGGATTACTCATTTGAGTGTATCGGTAACGTCGATGTGATGCGTTCAGCGCTTGAGTGCTGCCACAAAGGCTGGGGCGAATCGGTGATTATTGGTGTTGCAGGCGCAGGTGAAGAAATCTCAACCCGCCCATTCCAGTTAGTGACGGGTCGCGTCTGGAGAGGCTCAGCCTTTGGTGGCGTGAAAGGTCGTACTGAGCTGCCTGGTTACGTAGAACGCTACCTAGCTGGTGAAATCCCATTACAAGACTTCATTACGCACACTATGCCACTTGAGGACATCAACGAGGCATTTGAATTAATGCATGAAGGTAAGAGTATCCGCAGTGTGGTTCACTTTGATGCGTTAAAAGAAAACAGCTAA
- a CDS encoding mechanosensitive ion channel family protein, producing the protein MEFLGFTVDVASLTEGGIQLIIKVLLAILILVVGRWIAKKVVSIANKVMARSHLDDTVSSFLSRLLYGVLLVIVILAALSKVGVQTTSVVAILGGAALAVGLALKDQLSNFAAGILIVIFRPFVRGDFVQISSYTGTVTDISLINTHITTTNNHDVVIPNSDISTSAIINYTSLPNRRVDITVGIGYDANIKTAKDVLLATAKANPMAFTDPEPVVRVTNLGDNSVDLTINVWTSNDDWWAMQCDLLEEFKVALDEHKIDIPFPQRSIHVSGLDQLVNKSDSDNA; encoded by the coding sequence ATGGAGTTTTTAGGGTTTACAGTTGATGTGGCCAGCTTAACCGAAGGCGGCATCCAATTGATTATCAAAGTATTGCTTGCCATTCTAATCTTGGTTGTCGGTCGCTGGATTGCCAAGAAAGTGGTTAGCATCGCAAACAAAGTCATGGCTCGCAGTCACTTAGACGATACAGTTTCTAGCTTTTTAAGTCGCTTGTTATACGGTGTGTTACTGGTTATCGTAATCTTGGCTGCGTTAAGTAAAGTCGGCGTACAGACCACGTCAGTGGTTGCTATCTTAGGTGGTGCCGCATTGGCTGTCGGTCTTGCACTAAAAGATCAACTGTCAAACTTTGCTGCGGGTATTTTAATTGTCATCTTCCGCCCTTTTGTACGCGGCGACTTTGTGCAAATTAGCAGTTATACCGGTACGGTTACTGATATCTCTTTAATCAACACCCATATTACAACCACCAATAACCATGATGTGGTGATTCCTAATAGCGACATCAGCACCTCAGCGATTATTAACTATACGTCACTGCCCAATCGCCGCGTCGATATCACGGTCGGCATAGGTTACGACGCCAATATTAAGACAGCCAAAGACGTTTTATTAGCCACTGCTAAGGCCAACCCTATGGCATTTACAGACCCTGAGCCTGTGGTACGCGTAACTAATCTTGGTGACAATTCGGTTGACTTAACTATCAACGTATGGACCTCTAACGATGACTGGTGGGCGATGCAGTGTGACTTACTAGAAGAGTTTAAAGTTGCACTTGACGAACATAAAATCGATATTCCTTTCCCACAACGCAGTATTCATGTTAGCGGTCTCGATCAATTGGTCAATAAATCAGACAGTGACAACGCATAG
- a CDS encoding IclR family transcriptional regulator has product MSQSQSVTAATKVNRSMSSSKSKPQGGVQSLEVGLAVLDVLIDQNEPMMLKDIAQAIDMHPAKVHRYLVSLIRKNYAKQQEDGRYALGQRASALGYIGLNSNNILDRLTQAAIAIKDITNCSVQIAKWFSEGPIIIQSFESDTPISIITRIGSRMPLCSSATGRLFASYLAEDTIRPMLEQESDEHSKSGSKAASSVDSRMLSWEAFVPLKQQTIKQGYAYVEGRMLLGINAISVPFYHYPVTQAVDRYRLEYALTVIGTAEQLPLNTDGNSDNKSSSYSETVDQILSICRAYQV; this is encoded by the coding sequence ATGTCACAATCGCAGTCCGTTACTGCCGCTACTAAGGTTAATCGTTCTATGAGTTCTAGCAAAAGCAAACCCCAAGGGGGCGTTCAATCCCTTGAGGTTGGGTTGGCTGTTTTAGATGTTTTGATTGATCAAAATGAACCCATGATGCTCAAAGACATCGCCCAAGCCATAGACATGCATCCTGCCAAAGTGCATCGCTATTTGGTCAGTTTAATTCGTAAAAACTATGCCAAGCAGCAAGAAGATGGACGTTATGCATTAGGGCAAAGAGCCAGTGCGCTCGGTTACATAGGCTTAAATTCAAACAATATATTAGACCGTTTGACCCAAGCTGCTATTGCTATTAAAGACATCACCAATTGTAGTGTGCAAATCGCCAAATGGTTCTCTGAAGGACCTATTATCATTCAGTCTTTCGAGTCTGATACGCCCATTAGTATTATCACCCGCATTGGCTCACGCATGCCGCTGTGTAGCTCAGCGACGGGGCGTCTGTTTGCCAGCTACTTAGCAGAAGACACTATTCGACCAATGCTAGAACAAGAGTCAGATGAGCACAGTAAGAGTGGCTCAAAAGCTGCTAGCAGCGTTGATAGCAGAATGCTAAGTTGGGAGGCATTTGTACCGTTAAAGCAACAAACCATTAAGCAAGGATACGCTTATGTCGAAGGCAGAATGCTGCTGGGCATCAATGCTATTAGTGTGCCATTTTACCATTACCCAGTTACTCAAGCTGTTGATCGGTATAGGCTTGAGTATGCATTGACGGTTATTGGAACCGCTGAGCAGTTACCCCTGAATACTGATGGTAACTCTGACAATAAGTCTAGCTCATATAGCGAAACTGTCGATCAGATTTTGTCAATTTGCCGTGCTTATCAGGTGTAG
- the fahA gene encoding fumarylacetoacetase, with amino-acid sequence MITLDKTLTSFVDVAADSDFSIHNLPYGIFSETKDGKRRAGIAIGNKVLDLSVLEEAGLLKLSGGPYFDKPTLNSFIESGRDNWTTARNTVQKLLSADTDTLRDNSELQAKALFNQDDVTMHLPLHVPGYTDFYSSREHATNVGTMFRDPNNALLPNWTELPVGYNGRASTVIVSGHDVVRPSGQIKPNADERPVFSACKRLDFELETAFVVGKPNHIGQPISIDDAWDHIFGMVLLNDWSARDIQKWEYVPLGPFNAKTFASSISPWIVTLDALEPFKTSVPVQDPQPLAYLREDKKDNTYDINLSVELMADQANASTVVCETNFKYMYWSMAQQLTHHTIGGCEVEVGDLMGSGTISGPTPDSYGSMLEIAWNATKPVDIGNGQTRTFIEDGDTVIMKGYSEKDGIRVGFGEVRGKVLPALNFNFDK; translated from the coding sequence ATGATTACTTTAGATAAAACATTGACCTCATTTGTAGACGTTGCTGCTGACAGTGACTTCTCTATTCACAACCTACCTTACGGTATCTTTAGCGAAACCAAAGACGGCAAACGTCGTGCCGGTATCGCTATTGGCAATAAAGTATTGGATTTATCAGTACTTGAAGAAGCGGGCTTATTAAAACTGTCTGGCGGTCCGTACTTTGACAAGCCAACCTTAAACAGCTTTATCGAGTCAGGTCGTGACAACTGGACGACAGCCCGCAATACAGTACAGAAATTATTGTCTGCTGATACCGATACGCTGCGTGACAATTCAGAACTACAAGCCAAAGCCCTATTCAATCAAGATGACGTGACCATGCATCTACCTTTGCATGTGCCTGGTTATACTGACTTTTATTCTTCAAGAGAACATGCGACCAACGTCGGTACCATGTTCCGTGACCCAAATAATGCATTATTGCCAAACTGGACTGAGCTTCCTGTTGGCTACAATGGCCGTGCCAGCACCGTTATCGTTAGTGGTCATGATGTGGTACGCCCTTCTGGTCAGATTAAACCAAACGCTGATGAGCGCCCAGTTTTCTCAGCCTGTAAGCGTTTAGATTTTGAATTAGAAACCGCATTTGTGGTTGGTAAACCCAATCATATCGGCCAGCCTATCTCTATCGATGATGCATGGGATCACATTTTTGGCATGGTGCTACTAAATGACTGGTCAGCACGTGATATCCAAAAATGGGAATACGTACCTTTAGGTCCGTTTAATGCCAAAACCTTTGCCTCTTCTATCTCACCTTGGATTGTGACCTTAGATGCGTTAGAACCGTTTAAAACTTCTGTACCGGTTCAGGATCCACAACCTCTGGCCTACCTACGTGAAGACAAAAAAGACAACACTTATGACATCAACTTGTCAGTTGAGCTGATGGCAGATCAAGCAAATGCATCGACTGTGGTCTGTGAGACCAACTTTAAATACATGTACTGGTCAATGGCACAGCAGCTGACACACCACACCATTGGTGGCTGTGAAGTTGAAGTTGGTGATTTGATGGGTTCAGGTACTATTTCAGGCCCAACACCAGATTCATACGGCTCAATGCTTGAGATTGCTTGGAATGCGACCAAACCAGTTGACATTGGTAATGGTCAAACCCGTACCTTTATTGAAGACGGTGATACGGTGATTATGAAGGGCTACAGCGAAAAAGATGGCATTCGCGTTGGCTTTGGTGAAGTGCGCGGCAAGGTATTGCCAGCCTTAAACTTCAATTTTGATAAATAA
- a CDS encoding VOC family protein, which produces MSFEIEKIHHVAYRCKDAKETVEWYEKNLNMSFILAFAEDHVPSTKAYDPYMHIFLDAGNGNVLAFFELPNQPEMGADPNTPAWVQHLALKVKDRPALLAAKEHLENNGIDVLGVTNHGIFHSIYFFDPNGHRIELTYDDETSPEKIAMITEEMKVDMLEEWTRTKRAPNQTHFLHAQELAEVKDKIPAGE; this is translated from the coding sequence ATGAGCTTTGAAATCGAAAAAATTCACCACGTGGCGTATCGTTGTAAGGACGCTAAAGAGACCGTCGAGTGGTACGAAAAAAATCTAAACATGTCGTTTATCTTAGCCTTTGCAGAAGACCATGTGCCTTCTACCAAAGCCTATGATCCTTACATGCATATCTTCTTGGATGCCGGTAACGGTAATGTTTTGGCATTCTTTGAATTGCCGAATCAGCCTGAAATGGGCGCTGACCCTAACACCCCAGCATGGGTGCAGCATTTGGCGTTAAAGGTAAAAGACAGACCTGCTTTATTGGCTGCCAAAGAGCATCTAGAAAATAATGGTATTGATGTGCTTGGGGTGACCAATCACGGTATTTTCCACTCTATCTACTTCTTTGATCCTAATGGTCATCGCATTGAGCTGACTTATGATGACGAAACATCGCCTGAGAAGATCGCCATGATCACCGAAGAGATGAAAGTGGATATGCTTGAAGAATGGACACGTACCAAACGTGCGCCAAATCAGACCCACTTCTTGCACGCTCAAGAGCTTGCAGAGGTAAAGGATAAAATACCTGCTGGTGAATAG
- a CDS encoding aminoacyl-histidine dipeptidase, which translates to MSKTKLTQLKPNLVWHYFEALTQIPRPSHHEEAVQQFVLDEAKRLGLWAERDAVGNVLVRKPASAGMENAPGVILQNHLDMVAQKNEDSHHDFTTDPIDAYIDPEMNNEWVTAKGTTLGADNGIGAASALAILASDDVQHGPLEALFTATEETGMDGAKGLQAGWIQGDLLLNLDTEELGDICIGCAGGVDATFSLPLQWQAPTAQQGYKLSVRGLKGGHSGIDIIKQRGNAALIISRLLDRLATQSAIEVVEISAGNLRNAIPREASAVFASDSEHEQLKDALLAEAEIIRRGLPAEDREMQVSIEPADKPEQVWQSNSQSQILTAIRLCPNGVDRMSMDTTGVVETSVNLARIETQSNAVELQSLLRSLDDDARDDLADRMKRLFESFDAKVTLDGEYPGWKPAPHSALTETVINQGRNVLGREPNVTVIHAGLECGLLGHHYPNWQMVSFGPTIEMPHSPDERVNIDSVETFWKWLTQVLASLQSV; encoded by the coding sequence ATGTCTAAAACCAAGCTTACCCAATTAAAACCCAACCTAGTCTGGCATTACTTTGAGGCATTAACCCAAATACCGCGCCCTTCACATCATGAAGAAGCCGTGCAGCAGTTTGTGTTAGATGAAGCGAAGCGCTTAGGCCTTTGGGCAGAGCGTGATGCTGTGGGCAACGTCTTGGTTCGTAAGCCTGCCAGCGCTGGCATGGAGAATGCACCAGGGGTTATTTTGCAAAATCACCTCGATATGGTTGCGCAAAAAAATGAAGACAGTCATCATGACTTCACTACTGATCCGATTGACGCTTATATTGATCCAGAGATGAATAATGAGTGGGTAACCGCCAAAGGCACAACACTTGGTGCGGATAACGGTATTGGTGCAGCCTCTGCTTTGGCAATCTTGGCCTCTGATGATGTACAGCATGGTCCACTAGAAGCGCTATTCACTGCTACCGAAGAAACGGGCATGGATGGGGCGAAAGGATTACAAGCCGGTTGGATTCAAGGTGATCTACTATTGAACTTGGATACCGAAGAGCTTGGCGATATCTGTATTGGCTGTGCTGGCGGTGTTGATGCCACGTTCTCATTACCGCTACAATGGCAAGCACCGACCGCACAACAAGGCTACAAGCTTTCGGTACGTGGCTTAAAAGGCGGCCACTCTGGTATTGATATCATCAAGCAGCGTGGTAATGCCGCTTTAATCATCTCAAGACTATTAGACCGACTGGCTACTCAAAGTGCTATTGAGGTTGTAGAGATATCCGCCGGTAACTTACGTAATGCTATCCCTCGTGAAGCATCTGCGGTATTTGCTAGTGATAGTGAACATGAGCAACTAAAAGATGCCCTACTTGCTGAAGCAGAGATTATTCGTCGCGGCCTGCCAGCTGAAGACAGAGAAATGCAAGTTAGTATTGAGCCGGCTGATAAGCCTGAGCAAGTTTGGCAGTCAAACTCACAGAGTCAGATATTAACCGCTATTCGTCTGTGCCCTAATGGCGTTGATAGAATGAGCATGGATACCACAGGCGTGGTCGAAACCTCAGTGAACTTAGCACGCATTGAAACACAGTCAAACGCGGTCGAACTACAAAGCCTACTGCGCTCACTAGACGATGATGCACGTGATGATTTGGCAGACAGAATGAAGCGTTTGTTCGAGTCGTTTGATGCTAAAGTGACTCTAGATGGTGAATATCCAGGTTGGAAGCCTGCGCCCCACTCTGCTTTAACCGAGACTGTCATTAATCAAGGCCGTAATGTATTGGGTCGTGAGCCAAATGTCACTGTGATTCATGCCGGCCTTGAATGCGGTCTACTCGGTCATCACTATCCAAATTGGCAAATGGTGTCATTTGGCCCAACCATTGAAATGCCGCACTCTCCTGACGAACGAGTGAATATTGACAGTGTAGAAACCTTTTGGAAATGGTTAACTCAAGTATTGGCTTCGTTACAATCAGTATAG
- a CDS encoding LysR substrate-binding domain-containing protein has translation MPKLNAQQSNTLSSLTSTSLSAGLTGQGLLPKITLKQLAIFVSIYQTGSTSAASEQLHLSQSAVSSALSELEERLTMPLFERIGRRLHKNENAHAIYTQAQAILGQCSALEQYHSYQAGRIHLGASTTIGNNVMPSLIQQLYTQMPDAQVTAFIGNTQDVVDQVEQLTVDLGLVEGKPRATDTKVIEQRAWRTDKLVVFAKKDSQWLAGMQPTLIQNQTDNADSQHYVYQVTPEQLSGLPLLVREPGSGTRQVIDEQLLQFIPQANVMMAVQQSEAVRNMVKADIGIGCLSQYVIDSELKQGSLVAIEVEGIDLQRVWWAIWHKDSFKSKLWQHFATQLGI, from the coding sequence ATGCCAAAGCTTAACGCTCAGCAATCAAATACCTTATCATCATTAACGAGTACATCATTATCAGCGGGCTTAACCGGGCAGGGGCTGTTGCCAAAAATTACCCTAAAACAACTGGCAATATTTGTTAGTATTTATCAAACAGGCAGTACCAGTGCAGCCAGTGAGCAGCTGCATTTGTCACAATCTGCGGTCAGTAGTGCGTTAAGTGAGCTAGAAGAGCGGCTTACAATGCCACTGTTTGAACGCATTGGGCGGCGGCTGCATAAAAATGAAAATGCCCACGCTATTTATACCCAAGCGCAAGCCATACTCGGGCAATGCTCTGCGCTTGAGCAGTATCACAGTTATCAGGCAGGACGCATCCATCTGGGTGCCAGTACGACCATTGGTAATAATGTGATGCCATCATTAATTCAGCAGCTATATACTCAGATGCCGGATGCGCAGGTCACTGCATTTATCGGTAATACTCAAGATGTGGTCGATCAAGTCGAGCAGCTAACAGTTGATTTGGGATTGGTAGAGGGTAAGCCTAGAGCGACTGATACTAAGGTCATCGAACAAAGAGCCTGGCGTACCGACAAGCTGGTCGTATTTGCCAAAAAGGACAGTCAATGGCTGGCAGGTATGCAGCCGACGCTTATTCAAAATCAGACAGACAATGCTGACTCGCAGCACTATGTGTATCAAGTCACGCCTGAGCAGCTATCAGGTTTACCATTATTAGTGCGTGAGCCAGGATCAGGAACGCGGCAAGTCATCGATGAGCAGCTACTACAATTTATACCGCAAGCCAATGTCATGATGGCTGTACAGCAGTCAGAAGCGGTGCGTAACATGGTTAAAGCGGATATTGGGATTGGCTGCTTATCACAGTATGTGATTGACTCTGAGCTTAAGCAAGGAAGCTTGGTTGCTATTGAGGTTGAGGGTATCGATTTGCAGCGGGTATGGTGGGCAATTTGGCACAAAGACAGCTTTAAAAGCAAGTTATGGCAGCATTTTGCGACTCAATTGGGGATATAG
- a CDS encoding MFS transporter, protein MKQLVLNEYIDSQKIGRYQVFILGICLLLMIMDGYDIQAMAYAAPFIIEDWGVDKPALGMAFSASILGLFIGSLTLSWCSDKFGRRPILMLSTLAFSILMIATPHVTSIEQLTVIRFITGIFLGGIMPNAMAYSSEIVPNGQRVFAMILISTGYTIGGMIGGFISAWLTPIGGWHAIFYFGGVIPLIIFVIMLFTLPESLRYMGAKKENHDKIRYWLNKMFPNCGITNTTEIIHHADTGVKPSPLQLFKGNRAFFTTTIWIISALNMMSLYFLASWLPTLGKESGLSMQNAMYIGSTLLLGGTIGSVMIALKINKLGFYKVLIPVFIVAVISVGLIGFTSSVVPLMFLAVFVAGFAVVGGQPAINALSADYYPIKLRTTGVGWSIGIGRLGSVIAPVFGGYLSTFLTINHLFLIAAIPSVTIIGILLIQLKSLRSNKAVSNVEAASV, encoded by the coding sequence ATGAAACAACTTGTACTTAACGAGTATATTGACTCACAAAAAATCGGCCGCTATCAAGTCTTTATTCTTGGTATTTGTTTATTATTAATGATCATGGATGGCTATGATATTCAAGCCATGGCTTATGCTGCACCCTTCATTATTGAAGATTGGGGTGTCGATAAACCTGCTTTAGGTATGGCTTTTAGTGCCAGTATTTTGGGCTTGTTTATTGGGTCATTGACGCTAAGCTGGTGTTCTGACAAGTTTGGTCGTCGCCCTATCCTAATGCTATCAACATTGGCTTTCTCAATTCTGATGATTGCCACACCACATGTCACTAGTATCGAACAATTAACTGTCATTCGCTTTATTACCGGCATATTCTTAGGTGGTATCATGCCTAATGCCATGGCCTACAGCTCAGAGATTGTCCCTAATGGTCAACGCGTGTTTGCCATGATTTTAATCTCTACAGGCTACACCATCGGCGGTATGATAGGCGGCTTTATCTCAGCTTGGTTAACCCCAATCGGAGGCTGGCATGCTATTTTCTATTTTGGCGGGGTTATTCCGTTAATCATCTTTGTCATCATGCTATTTACGCTGCCTGAATCATTACGCTACATGGGTGCCAAAAAAGAAAACCATGATAAGATTCGCTACTGGCTCAACAAGATGTTCCCTAACTGCGGTATCACCAATACCACTGAAATCATCCATCATGCTGATACAGGGGTTAAGCCTTCTCCACTACAACTGTTTAAAGGCAATCGCGCCTTCTTTACAACCACTATCTGGATCATCAGTGCGCTGAATATGATGAGCTTGTATTTCTTAGCAAGCTGGTTGCCTACCTTGGGTAAAGAGTCTGGCTTATCTATGCAAAACGCGATGTACATTGGCTCAACTCTATTGCTTGGCGGTACCATAGGTAGTGTGATGATAGCGCTAAAAATTAATAAACTAGGCTTTTACAAAGTACTTATCCCAGTATTTATCGTTGCAGTTATTAGCGTTGGATTGATTGGCTTTACCTCATCAGTTGTACCTTTGATGTTCTTAGCAGTATTTGTCGCTGGTTTTGCCGTGGTCGGCGGTCAGCCTGCAATTAATGCACTATCAGCCGATTATTATCCTATTAAACTGCGTACCACAGGGGTTGGTTGGAGTATTGGTATTGGCCGTTTAGGCTCAGTGATTGCACCTGTATTTGGTGGTTACTTATCTACCTTCTTAACCATTAATCATTTGTTTTTAATTGCGGCTATCCCTTCGGTTACCATTATTGGTATCTTGCTCATACAGCTAAAAAGCTTACGTTCTAATAAAGCGGTTAGTAACGTCGAAGCGGCATCGGTATAG
- a CDS encoding LysR family transcriptional regulator produces MKWEGISEFVYVAEYQSFTQAAKQLGISIAQVSRQVSALEKRLNIKLFYRTTRKISLTEEGRLFYNHCRDILDRLDAAEHAISDLQAKPQGKIKLTAPVTYGEQQLLPLINDFMVLYPDVEVIAFLSNQTLDLIEGGYDLAIRIGKLDDSSLMAKKLSHRTSYVCASPAYLDKYGTPESLAQLADHNCLLGSLDHWRFKVGDAQRSIRVTGRVHYNSGHSLVDAALKGLGMVQLPDYYVQQYLDSGALISLLDAYREPEEGIWAVYPYNRQLTTKVKVLLQYLQQHL; encoded by the coding sequence ATGAAATGGGAAGGGATTAGTGAATTCGTTTATGTGGCCGAATATCAAAGCTTTACTCAGGCTGCAAAACAACTGGGTATTTCAATCGCTCAGGTGAGCCGTCAGGTTAGCGCGCTAGAAAAACGGCTCAATATTAAATTGTTTTATCGCACCACTCGCAAGATTTCATTGACCGAAGAGGGGCGTTTATTTTATAACCATTGCCGAGATATATTAGACCGATTAGACGCCGCAGAACATGCCATTAGTGATTTGCAGGCGAAGCCGCAAGGTAAGATTAAGCTGACCGCACCTGTCACCTATGGCGAGCAGCAGCTGTTGCCACTGATTAATGATTTTATGGTTCTGTATCCCGATGTTGAGGTAATTGCCTTTTTAAGTAATCAAACCTTAGATTTGATAGAAGGCGGCTATGATTTGGCAATACGTATTGGCAAGCTTGATGATTCAAGTTTAATGGCCAAAAAGTTAAGCCATCGCACCAGTTATGTCTGCGCATCACCAGCGTATTTGGATAAATATGGCACCCCGGAAAGTTTAGCGCAGTTAGCAGATCATAATTGCTTATTGGGTAGCTTAGATCATTGGCGATTTAAAGTGGGTGATGCACAGCGTTCTATAAGAGTGACAGGGCGGGTGCATTATAACAGTGGTCATAGCTTGGTTGATGCAGCATTAAAAGGATTGGGCATGGTGCAATTGCCAGATTATTATGTGCAGCAGTATTTAGATTCGGGTGCGCTGATTAGTTTACTCGATGCCTATCGCGAGCCAGAAGAGGGTATTTGGGCAGTGTATCCATATAACAGACAGTTAACGACCAAAGTTAAGGTATTACTACAGTATTTGCAGCAGCATTTATAG
- a CDS encoding YeiH family protein: MQPTPLNAEYHAMKKQSPVTYPSYQADSPQVCGVGKIGWLHNLATKAGLDSYLPRPSHGLGLTVVLIASLFCLWFSDYLIDLSNGKLLGLSSLTLAILLGMLLGNTVYPRFAAPLSSGVDFAKSQCLRLAIVLYGFKVTLTQVASVGSAAIAIDALVLTSTFLLTYILGHKWLKLDKQTTLLIGAGSSICGAAAVIATEPVVKAEAYKVTIAVATVVVFGTLAMLLYPLLYQLQWLAATLGAEQYGVYIGSTVHEVAQVVVAGNAISTEVGNTAVVTKMIRVMMLAPFLLILSFVLSGIHNNVNPNDSLALKPTKTNFWQRAKQVHIPWFAFMFLVMIGINSLLHHTQSASSAHFVELMVSLDNLLLTMAMFALGLTTHFSAIKKAGFKPLLLAALVFGWLLSGGAAINMGIQTLVVG; encoded by the coding sequence ATGCAACCAACCCCACTCAATGCTGAGTATCATGCCATGAAAAAACAGAGCCCAGTGACCTACCCTAGCTATCAAGCGGACTCACCGCAAGTGTGTGGTGTCGGCAAGATCGGTTGGCTGCATAATCTAGCAACCAAAGCAGGGTTAGACAGCTACTTGCCTAGACCTTCTCATGGTCTGGGGCTTACTGTAGTGCTTATTGCCAGTCTGTTTTGCTTATGGTTTAGTGATTATTTGATTGACTTATCAAATGGCAAGCTACTGGGTCTGTCGTCATTAACCTTGGCCATTTTATTGGGAATGCTGCTGGGTAATACCGTATATCCCAGATTTGCCGCACCCTTATCCTCTGGTGTTGACTTTGCCAAGTCACAGTGCTTACGCTTGGCCATCGTACTCTATGGCTTTAAGGTAACGCTGACCCAAGTAGCCAGCGTGGGCAGCGCAGCCATCGCTATTGATGCATTGGTATTGACCAGTACTTTTTTGCTGACCTATATTCTGGGTCACAAATGGTTAAAGCTAGATAAACAAACCACACTACTTATCGGTGCTGGTAGTAGCATCTGTGGTGCCGCTGCGGTGATTGCCACAGAGCCGGTGGTTAAAGCTGAAGCGTATAAGGTTACTATCGCAGTTGCCACTGTGGTGGTGTTTGGTACCTTAGCGATGCTGCTCTATCCACTGCTATATCAGCTTCAATGGCTGGCTGCAACACTTGGCGCTGAGCAATATGGAGTCTATATTGGCTCGACAGTACATGAAGTTGCGCAAGTGGTGGTCGCTGGCAATGCCATTAGCACTGAGGTCGGTAATACCGCGGTAGTGACCAAGATGATTAGAGTGATGATGCTGGCGCCTTTTTTACTCATACTGTCCTTTGTACTAAGCGGCATCCATAATAATGTTAATCCTAACGACAGCCTTGCTTTAAAGCCGACAAAAACAAACTTCTGGCAGCGTGCTAAGCAAGTTCATATCCCGTGGTTTGCGTTTATGTTCTTGGTTATGATTGGCATCAACTCATTGCTTCATCACACTCAGTCAGCCAGTAGCGCACATTTCGTTGAATTGATGGTCAGTCTTGATAATCTGTTATTAACCATGGCAATGTTTGCTTTGGGACTCACGACTCATTTTAGCGCCATCAAAAAAGCAGGCTTTAAGCCTTTGTTATTAGCAGCCTTAGTTTTTGGATGGTTATTAAGCGGTGGTGCTGCCATTAATATGGGCATACAGACTTTGGTTGTCGGTTAG